Proteins encoded by one window of Synechococcus sp. MVIR-18-1:
- a CDS encoding TIGR03894 family protein encodes MADKELLKEVGQELWGSVKKLRPGLPRESRLELTLKALMVIGDLSDQIQAAVVVGLIAEQEPPENEPEGKDVTTSADSEPEVEQTPDGRRVVRRRSRAAG; translated from the coding sequence ATGGCGGACAAGGAGCTACTCAAAGAGGTCGGACAGGAACTGTGGGGGTCTGTCAAGAAGCTCCGCCCCGGCTTGCCTCGTGAATCTCGTTTGGAGCTCACCCTCAAGGCACTGATGGTGATTGGCGATCTGTCTGATCAAATTCAGGCTGCAGTTGTTGTAGGGCTTATTGCGGAGCAAGAACCGCCCGAAAACGAACCTGAGGGCAAAGATGTCACAACCAGTGCTGACAGCGAGCCGGAGGTGGAGCAAACACCGGATGGTCGTCGCGTGGTGCGTCGTCGCTCGCGTGCTGCCGGTTAA
- a CDS encoding DCC1-like thiol-disulfide oxidoreductase family protein — protein MLKTLVYDGGCPFCEAFALRSELKGGIPDLMIRDGRLDDDLRNDLRRRGFNLSQGAVLIDGDQIWHGSEAISVLCSQLKPSDHLLALLNGLFGNSKRASFLYPGLLAARQLALTLKGLPVDPDRA, from the coding sequence TTGCTGAAAACGCTGGTTTACGACGGTGGCTGTCCTTTCTGCGAAGCATTTGCCCTGCGCAGCGAACTAAAAGGTGGCATTCCAGATCTAATGATCCGAGACGGAAGGCTCGACGATGATCTTCGCAACGACTTGCGTCGACGGGGATTCAATTTGAGTCAAGGAGCTGTGTTGATCGACGGAGATCAGATCTGGCATGGAAGCGAAGCTATCTCTGTTCTCTGCAGTCAACTCAAACCAAGCGATCATTTGTTGGCTTTACTGAACGGACTCTTTGGTAATAGCAAACGAGCCAGTTTTCTATACCCGGGGTTGCTCGCAGCCCGTCAATTAGCGCTCACACTAAAAGGACTACCTGTAGACCCAGATCGTGCTTGA